The genomic segment GTTTGGTGGGGCAGGGTACACAGAAGATTATGATATTTCACGAATGTTTCGTGATTCTCGTATCAATACCATCTATGAAGGGACAAGTCAAATCCATGTTCGCATTGCTACAGGGGCAATCCTTGCGGGTATGGCAGGAGATGGAAATTTTAGAAAGTACTTGAGTTCCCTAAAGGCTGAGATTCCATCACCATCCTCTTTTTTATTGGAACAAGAGAGAGTATTGGAAGAATCCATTCGAGTCATGCGAGGGATTGAAGAAGAGGTTCGAAAAGAAACCGTTGCAGAAAACTTAATGATCCAAATGGCTCGTTACCTCTGTAGTTTGTTATACGAAAAATCGATTCCAAAAATCACAGACTCAAATGCAAAAGTTTCTTGGGAAAAAGATAGCCGAGCCTTTGTGATCGATAGTGCAGCCATTGCTCAATCTTCTTTGTATCGAATTCAAAATTTCGGATAAAGAAAGTATCGTTATGGTTCCTTTGTCTACGTTTCAATAGATAAAATCCAAAGAAGAAATGAAATGGTCAGAGTCTTTGAGGGAGTCTGGCCATTTTTTGTTTATCGAAAGGTATAATAGCTTTGATCGACCCAAAAATTTTCACTTAGCGGTAGATATGATTTTGTCTACGAATTCCAGAATGTCTTGGATCACCTTGGGATTTCCATAACCTCCGGCCGTTGTAACGATTACCATATCCAAGCTAGGAATCAGAAAGATGAGTTGCCCACCATTTCCCAAGGCAAGGGACCAAGGAATTTTTTTATTTGGTAAAACAGTTTCCCCGAGCCACCAGTGGTAACCATAACCGAGGGTTGTTTCGTTTTTTCTAAAAATCTTTACTTCTGAATCTATATGGTATTGTAAAGAATCAACTAACCACTGTTTTGGAACAACTTGTTTGCCTTTCCATTTTCCTCCATTTAATACAAACCTACCTATTTTTAACATATCTCTCGGTTTTAATCGGAGACCGGCATGGGCTAGTGCTCTTCCATTTTGATCTTCCACCCATTCAAAATTTTGAATCTCTAGTGGGTCAAATAACCATTCCTTGGCCAAATTTTTTAATGGTTTGCCAGTTTTTTTGATTAGTATATCGGAAAGTACTGATGTGCCTCCGCCGTTGTAATTGAATTTGGTTCCTGGTGGAAAAAGAATCTCTCTATCAAAAACAAATTTTGTTATATCCTTTTTCCAAAGAAGCCTTGTTTCATCGCTGAATAAAAATCCATACCGCCATTCTTCCCAATCTAACCCACTACTCATAGTTAGAAGGTTTTCCCAAGTAATTTTATGCCTGGGGTCTTCTTTTGGAATAGAAAGTTCGGAGTAGTCAGAAAGAACAGATGCATTCAGATCCCCGATAATTTTTTTGTGAATGGCAATTCCAAAAAGTAAAGAAACCACCGACTTACTTACGGAACGAACATCGTGTAAAGTGTTTATATCAAACTTTGTTTCCCCATCAAAGGGGAGTCTTAGTCCATAGCGTTTGTTAAATGGTTTGTCTTTTTTTGTATTATATATTTCTGTGATTAATTTTCCATGACGTTCTATCACAAACGAATGTATTTCGCTTTCTGCGTCTGTGGCCTCTTTGACTAATTCACAAAACTTTTGTTTCTCAAATTCTGAATCGATGGACTCCGCAATTTGCCAGTCGACATCGGCAATGGGTTTTGGGCAATCAGTGGTAGAGTTGGGATTCGAATCTAGAGTCGAATGAATCCAACAAAAAATAAAAAGGCCAATCGTTAGAAAGTGTTTCGTTTGTTTCAATTGAATTACCCATCCATTCCTGATTCATAACGATAAACGAACAAGAATCGTTTCGGAAATAAGAAACTAGAATCAATATAAAAAATAGGAAATCAATAAATTTCTAACTAAGGTGTTGACTCGGAAAAAAATTTACCCAAAACTACTGCTGAGGTTTTTCTATGAAAAAAATTCTAACCCTATTGACAGGTATAACCTTTCTTTCCTTCGCACCCCTTGTTGCTCATGACAAAGAAGGTCACGGAAAAAATGGAATGGCAGGTGATCATTTTAAAAAAATGGACACGAATGGTGATAACAAAATTTCCAAAGAAGAATGGCAAAAATCTCATGAGGGATTTTTCACCGAACTTGATAAAGACGCAGATGGATCTGTGACTTTAGAAGAAATGAAATCGGCAAGGAAAGAAAAACGGGATGAAAAAAAAGAAGAAATGAAAGACAAAGTCAAAGAAACCAAAAAGAAAAAAGACGAAAAAAAGTCTAAACCTTCCGAATAACATCCATGTTGGTGTGGGCGCCTCGGACTGGATTCAATCCAATCAATTGATTGTGATCCGACCGGGCTCTCCGCTCCAATCTTTGCACATCCGTGCAAAGGATTTCCACTACGATCCCTGGCGCTTGGAATTTTATTTTCTAAATTGAAAGTGATAAAACATTCGTTTCACCGATTCCACCACAATCAAATAAATCACAACCATTGAAGCCAATATCGCATAAAACTCCAATGGCGGGGGAATCAGTCCAAAATAAGATCCGATGGATGTGAATGGTAACAAAGCACCAATCGCCGCGATACTGAATGATACCATTGCAAGGATTCGGTTTGGTCTACTTTTGATTGGATTACCACGTGTTCTAATGATAAAGATCACAAGAACTTGGGTACAAAGCGATTCCACAAACCAACCCGTTTGGAATAAAGTTTCGTTTGCATGTAAAAGAGTTAACATTACATAGAAGGTCAAAAAATCAAAAGCAGAACTGATTGGTCCTATTGTTAACATAAAGTTTCGAATGAAACCAATGTCCATGATTCTTGGGAATTTTAGTTCTTCTTTATCTACTTCATCTAAGGGAATGGGTATTTCCGAAATATCGTATAAAAGATTGTTGAGAAGGATTTGTGTGGGTAACATGGGAAGGAATGGTAAAAACAAAGCGGCTCCTGCCATACTGAACATATTCCCAAAATTGGAACTTGTTCCCATCATGATGTATTTCATGATATTCCCAAAAGTTCGCCTGCCTTCCATCACTCCTTCATACAATACATGTAAATCATGATCTAATAAAATCATATCCGCGGCCTCTTTGGCCACATCCACTGCGGAATCCACAGACAATCCTACATCGGCAGAGTGCAAGGACGGTGCATCGTTGACACCATCCCCCAAATACCCAACCACATGACCTTTTTCTTTTAGTGCTAAAATGATTCTGTTTTTTTGCGATGGATTCATCCGGCAAAATAGATTGGTGGTTTCTATATGAAACTTCAATGCCGAATCATCCATTTGGTCCAGTTCTTTGCCTGTGAGAACTCCCTGGACTGGCATTTTTAATTCAGAACATACATGTAAAGTTACAAGTTCACTATCACCAGTAATGACCTTTACAGAAACTCCAATTTCATTTAATGCAGATAAGGCGGTCTTTGCACTTTCTTTCGGTGGGTCTAAAAAAGCGGCAAATCCAGAAAGTGTTAGTTCTGTTTCATCACTGACTACTGCATGTTTGTGTTCTTTTGTTTCTTCTCTCCAGGCGATTCCTAATACTCGGTATCCTTCTTTTTCTAAGGAAGTGTAAACGGAACGAATTTTTTCTAAAACAATCGAGTTTATGGGTTCAATCGTTTCTTGTTCTGTTTCATAGTGAGTGCAGAGTCGAATGATTTCTTCTGGGGCACCTTTTACCACAAGCTCTCTGTTGTTTTTATCTAAATGATCTAATAAAACAGAAACCCTCCGCCGCTCGAAATCAAATGGCACTTCATCAATTTTTGTCCAACGATCTGTTTGAACCTCTTTATGTTCTAAAATGGCCTCATCCAATGGACTCTTTAATCCAGTTTCAAAATAACTGTTTAGGAAAGCCAACTCTAATACACGCGTATCCGATTCTCCATGAATGTTTACATGTTTCTCTAGTTTAATTTTTGATTCTGTCAGAGTTCCTGTTTTATCCGTACAAAGTGTATCCATTGATCCAAGATTCTGGATGGAAGAAAGTTGTTTTACGATAACCTTCTTTTTTGCCATCATAATGGCACCACGGGAAAGTGTGATGGAAGTTACCATCGGCAGTAACTCCGGTGTCAAACCAACTGCTAAAGCCACTGCAAACAAAAAAGAGTCAAGCCAAGGTTTGTGCAAAATTGCATTGACCAATAAAACAAAAAGTACAAGAAGAATGGTCATCCTCATGATGAGAATTCCAAACTTTTCCGTACCGAGTTCAAAGGAATTAGGTGGTGGTGTGACGGTTAGGTTTTCTGCAATGGCTCCCATCGCAGTATCCAAACCTGTATTCACAATTAGGATTTTGGCACTTCCGCTAATCACAGAGGTTCCCATAAAAACGGCGTTTGATGCATCCGTGATATCATTCGATATTGGACCCAGTTCTCCTGGATGTTTTTCCACAGGATATGTTTCGCCAGTAAGTAAAGCTTGTTTGACAAAAAAATCTTTTGCCTCTAACACCCGTCCGTCGGCAGGAACTAAATCACCTGCAGAAAGTAATACTAGGTCTCCTGGAACTATTTTGGAAACAGGAATGTCCGTTGGTCTTCCACCGCGAACAACTGTTGTATGGACGGAAACAGAATGGCGCAAACTGTCTGCCGCTTTCCCCGCTTTGTGTTCCTGGATAAAATCTAGAAGAATACTAAAAAAAACTAAAATGGCAATGATGATGAAATTAGAAAATTCTCCCATAAACGCAGAAACAGCACTAGCAAATAATAGAAGTAGAATTAGAGGATTTCTAAATCGAGCTAATAGTTTTTGCCATATAGGTTTTGTTTTGCGGTCTACAAAAACATTTTCACCGAATTGTTTTAGTTTTGAGGTTACCTCATCTGCATTTAAA from the Leptospira perdikensis genome contains:
- a CDS encoding EF-hand domain-containing protein gives rise to the protein MKKILTLLTGITFLSFAPLVAHDKEGHGKNGMAGDHFKKMDTNGDNKISKEEWQKSHEGFFTELDKDADGSVTLEEMKSARKEKRDEKKEEMKDKVKETKKKKDEKKSKPSE
- a CDS encoding serine hydrolase domain-containing protein; the encoded protein is MKQTKHFLTIGLFIFCWIHSTLDSNPNSTTDCPKPIADVDWQIAESIDSEFEKQKFCELVKEATDAESEIHSFVIERHGKLITEIYNTKKDKPFNKRYGLRLPFDGETKFDINTLHDVRSVSKSVVSLLFGIAIHKKIIGDLNASVLSDYSELSIPKEDPRHKITWENLLTMSSGLDWEEWRYGFLFSDETRLLWKKDITKFVFDREILFPPGTKFNYNGGGTSVLSDILIKKTGKPLKNLAKEWLFDPLEIQNFEWVEDQNGRALAHAGLRLKPRDMLKIGRFVLNGGKWKGKQVVPKQWLVDSLQYHIDSEVKIFRKNETTLGYGYHWWLGETVLPNKKIPWSLALGNGGQLIFLIPSLDMVIVTTAGGYGNPKVIQDILEFVDKIISTAK
- the mgtA gene encoding magnesium-translocating P-type ATPase, whose product is MQTRSNLSPWWQKPLNDTLISLGVGNYGLNADEVTSKLKQFGENVFVDRKTKPIWQKLLARFRNPLILLLLFASAVSAFMGEFSNFIIIAILVFFSILLDFIQEHKAGKAADSLRHSVSVHTTVVRGGRPTDIPVSKIVPGDLVLLSAGDLVPADGRVLEAKDFFVKQALLTGETYPVEKHPGELGPISNDITDASNAVFMGTSVISGSAKILIVNTGLDTAMGAIAENLTVTPPPNSFELGTEKFGILIMRMTILLVLFVLLVNAILHKPWLDSFLFAVALAVGLTPELLPMVTSITLSRGAIMMAKKKVIVKQLSSIQNLGSMDTLCTDKTGTLTESKIKLEKHVNIHGESDTRVLELAFLNSYFETGLKSPLDEAILEHKEVQTDRWTKIDEVPFDFERRRVSVLLDHLDKNNRELVVKGAPEEIIRLCTHYETEQETIEPINSIVLEKIRSVYTSLEKEGYRVLGIAWREETKEHKHAVVSDETELTLSGFAAFLDPPKESAKTALSALNEIGVSVKVITGDSELVTLHVCSELKMPVQGVLTGKELDQMDDSALKFHIETTNLFCRMNPSQKNRIILALKEKGHVVGYLGDGVNDAPSLHSADVGLSVDSAVDVAKEAADMILLDHDLHVLYEGVMEGRRTFGNIMKYIMMGTSSNFGNMFSMAGAALFLPFLPMLPTQILLNNLLYDISEIPIPLDEVDKEELKFPRIMDIGFIRNFMLTIGPISSAFDFLTFYVMLTLLHANETLFQTGWFVESLCTQVLVIFIIRTRGNPIKSRPNRILAMVSFSIAAIGALLPFTSIGSYFGLIPPPLEFYAILASMVVIYLIVVESVKRMFYHFQFRK